CTTCCAAACTAGCGTTCCTTCTTTAATCACAATTAATTCGTCACACATTTGCTGCAACTCATCCAGCAGATGGCTGGAGATAAAAAATGCATAATTTTCTGAATTTCGCAAACGAAGGATAATATCTCTCAACTCCCTCATTCCCATAGGATCGAGACCATTGGAAGGCTCATCGAGCAGCAGTAGCTCCGGGTTACCCAGCATAGATTGGGCAATGCCCAAGCGTTGCTTCATGCCCAAAGAATAAGTTTTCACCCTGTCGTCTCCACGCAAATCCAGGCCTACTCTTTCTAACAATTCCTCTATATGCTTTTCCCGATCGGAAGATTTAATATTCGGATGCAACCGAGACAAATTACGCAGCACCTGTTTACCCGTCATATAATCAAAAAAGACCGGGGACTCAATGATAGCGCCTACTTTGGAGAGCGCCTTTTCCCGATCCGCCTGTACGTCATATGAAGCTATCCTTACAGAGCCACTGGTTGAATGCATTAACCCCGTCATGATCCGCATCATTGTTGTTTTCCCGGCTCCATTCGGTCCAATGAAACCATATATTTTCCCCTTTTCAAGCTCGAAGGAAATGTCACTTAATAAAGCCCGTTTCCCCATTTTTTTGGATACTTTTTCAACTTTCAATAAGACATCCGACATTACACTTTCCCTCCATTACTAAATCCAAATATAAGGATGCCTCTGATATTCACAACCAGGAAACCAAAGGTTTTCTCAAAGAAGAAGAAGGGACTTCAAGGTCCCTCCTCCTTTGCTAAATTAAATAGTTATCCAATATAAAGGTTTTGCAAGTTGCAAAACAACTAAAATTTATTAACAAAGTGTTCCTAAATTACTGAAGCAAGGTGAACATGTCTCAACACAAGTTTGGGATGTATTACCGCCACCACAGCCGCTAGAGCAATTCCAAATACTTCTAATTTTAGGCTCTACAGAACCTTGAGATTTGTTTACTTGAACGTCCAGATCAAATAAGTTTTCAGCCATTGCATTCCCCCCCTTTCATTTAGATATACCATCAGCCTTCAGCGAGGTTCATGTTTACCCCGCCAAAGCCTTCCTTCTCGCAATAGAAGAGAAGGATTTTATATGAACAACACCCCGACCAGATCGTCACCTACTCGAAATATTGCCATATATCACGTAGACAACCGTATGTATGATCTTTGTT
The Paenibacillus peoriae DNA segment above includes these coding regions:
- a CDS encoding FDLD family class I lanthipeptide, producing the protein MAENLFDLDVQVNKSQGSVEPKIRSIWNCSSGCGGGNTSQTCVETCSPCFSNLGTLC
- a CDS encoding ABC transporter ATP-binding protein; translation: MSDVLLKVEKVSKKMGKRALLSDISFELEKGKIYGFIGPNGAGKTTMMRIMTGLMHSTSGSVRIASYDVQADREKALSKVGAIIESPVFFDYMTGKQVLRNLSRLHPNIKSSDREKHIEELLERVGLDLRGDDRVKTYSLGMKQRLGIAQSMLGNPELLLLDEPSNGLDPMGMRELRDIILRLRNSENYAFFISSHLLDELQQMCDELIVIKEGTLVWKGPADQLVEEGQRLEDAFMELMGL